A DNA window from Actinomadura coerulea contains the following coding sequences:
- a CDS encoding NYN domain-containing protein — protein sequence MPDAIAYVDGFNLYHGLKSKYGRAYLWLDIVELVQRMRRDDTVRAVKYFTAIVKGEPDAARRQETYLAALTAHRPQVQVIRGHFKVKNMRISCRACGAQWQCQCQPPQQRYRTYEEKLTDVALATEMVRDAALGNGDLSLLVSTDTDFLPAIQASLELAPTRPIMVACPPGRGSPSRFDGMVTSFPIREEHLRASLLPGSVPDHGLVRQRPDKWA from the coding sequence GTGCCGGATGCGATCGCGTACGTCGACGGGTTCAACCTCTACCACGGGTTGAAGTCCAAGTACGGCCGTGCCTACCTGTGGCTCGACATCGTCGAGCTGGTGCAACGGATGCGGCGCGATGACACGGTGCGAGCCGTGAAGTACTTCACCGCGATCGTCAAAGGCGAGCCGGACGCCGCGCGTCGCCAGGAGACGTACCTGGCCGCGCTGACGGCGCACCGGCCGCAGGTGCAGGTGATCCGAGGCCACTTCAAGGTGAAGAACATGCGGATCAGCTGCCGGGCCTGCGGCGCCCAGTGGCAGTGCCAGTGCCAGCCGCCTCAGCAGCGTTACCGCACCTACGAGGAGAAGCTGACCGACGTCGCACTGGCCACCGAGATGGTCCGGGACGCCGCACTGGGGAACGGGGACCTGTCGTTGCTGGTCTCCACGGACACTGATTTCCTGCCCGCGATCCAGGCCTCGCTGGAGTTGGCCCCCACTCGCCCGATAATGGTCGCCTGCCCTCCAGGCAGAGGCAGCCCCAGCCGGTTCGATGGCATGGTGACCTCCTTCCCGATCAGGGAGGAGCATCTGAGGGCATCCCTGCTCCCCGGCTCCGTCCCGGACCACGGGCTGGTGCGCCAACGTCCCGACAAGTGGGCGTGA
- a CDS encoding GNAT family N-acetyltransferase — MTADDDGRERDLTSPPGSAAVRLVPLPPAALTALLSGDMAQADAIAGVALPGYFLDSTLRRVWRLHRDRLVVMPDSAPWSVHVAVVECEDIAVGHGGFHGPPDEDGRVEVGYSVAPTHRRRGYAKAIMAELMRRAAEHHAVRLVRATIAPDNAASLRTIAGYGFSRVATHVNAQGRPECIFEAPALAR; from the coding sequence ATGACCGCTGATGACGACGGGCGCGAGCGGGACCTGACTAGTCCGCCAGGCTCAGCAGCAGTGCGTTTGGTGCCGCTGCCACCGGCCGCGCTGACCGCTTTGTTGAGCGGTGACATGGCCCAAGCCGACGCCATCGCCGGTGTGGCCCTTCCCGGCTACTTTCTGGACAGCACCCTCCGGCGTGTCTGGCGACTGCATCGTGACCGGCTCGTCGTAATGCCCGACAGTGCGCCTTGGAGCGTTCATGTGGCTGTCGTGGAGTGCGAGGACATCGCGGTCGGCCATGGAGGGTTCCACGGTCCGCCTGACGAGGACGGCCGTGTTGAGGTCGGCTACTCGGTCGCCCCCACTCATCGACGCCGTGGTTATGCCAAAGCGATCATGGCTGAGTTGATGCGGCGGGCGGCTGAACATCACGCAGTCCGCCTGGTCCGCGCCACCATCGCTCCAGACAACGCCGCCTCGCTGAGGACGATCGCTGGCTACGGCTTCAGCCGTGTCGCGACGCACGTCAACGCCCAAGGTCGTCCCGAGTGCATCTTCGAGGCGCCCGCTCTCGCCCGGTGA
- the gyrB gene encoding DNA topoisomerase (ATP-hydrolyzing) subunit B, whose product MAYDASSITVLEGLEAVRKRPGMYIGSTGERGLHHLVYEIVDNAVDEALAGYADDIVVTLLADGGVSVLDNGRGIPVGMHPVEKRPAIELVLTTLHAGGKFDGKSYAVSGGLHGVGSAVVNALSTRLEAEVRTDGHVWFQSYTWQGPEIELQKGEETDETGTLIRFWPDPEIFETLEWNFETLSRRMQEMAFLNRGLSITLQDERPDHVNGEPHVVRYHYEGGIEDFVRYINARKDSAHESVIYFSDDTTGMSVEIAMQWNSSYSESVHTFANTINTAEGGTHEEGFRAALTTIVNRYARDKGLLRDKDDNLTGEDVREGLTAIISIKLADPQFEGQTKTKLGNTEAKSFVQRACNVYLRDWFEENPGEAKEIISKASQAARARVAARQARDLTRRKSLLESTSLPGKLSDCQSTDPARSELYIVEGDSAGGSAKGGRDPHYQAILPIRGKILNVEKARIDKILKNNEVQAIITALGTGVHDEFDISKLRYHKIILMSDADVDGHHINTLLMTLLFRFMKPLIEAGHVYLSQPPLYKIKWDARGTEADYAFSDSERDAIIEAGIAAGKRDPRPRDLVQRFKGLGEMNANELWDTTMDPDNRVLLQVQLDDAAQADELFSVLMGEEVEPRREFIQRNAKDVRFLDI is encoded by the coding sequence TTGGCGTACGACGCTAGTTCGATCACTGTCCTTGAAGGGCTTGAGGCGGTTCGCAAGCGCCCGGGCATGTACATCGGCTCGACCGGTGAGCGCGGCCTGCACCATCTCGTCTACGAGATCGTGGACAACGCGGTCGACGAGGCCTTGGCCGGCTACGCCGACGACATCGTGGTGACGCTCCTGGCCGACGGCGGCGTCAGCGTCCTCGACAACGGCCGCGGCATCCCCGTCGGCATGCACCCTGTGGAGAAGCGCCCCGCCATCGAGCTGGTGCTGACCACGCTCCACGCGGGCGGCAAGTTCGACGGCAAGTCCTACGCCGTCTCGGGCGGCCTGCACGGTGTGGGCTCGGCCGTGGTGAACGCGCTGTCCACCCGGTTGGAGGCGGAGGTCCGCACCGACGGCCACGTGTGGTTCCAGTCCTACACGTGGCAGGGGCCCGAGATCGAGCTCCAGAAGGGCGAGGAGACCGACGAGACCGGGACGCTCATCAGGTTCTGGCCCGACCCCGAGATCTTCGAGACGCTCGAGTGGAACTTCGAGACCCTCTCCCGCCGCATGCAGGAGATGGCGTTCCTCAACCGCGGCCTGTCCATCACGCTGCAGGACGAGCGCCCCGACCACGTCAACGGTGAGCCGCACGTCGTCCGGTACCACTACGAAGGCGGCATCGAGGACTTCGTCCGCTACATCAACGCGCGCAAGGACTCCGCGCACGAGTCCGTCATCTACTTCAGCGACGACACCACCGGCATGTCGGTCGAGATCGCCATGCAGTGGAACTCGTCCTACTCCGAGTCGGTGCACACCTTCGCCAACACGATCAACACGGCGGAGGGCGGCACCCACGAGGAGGGCTTCCGGGCGGCGCTCACCACGATCGTCAACCGGTACGCGCGCGACAAGGGCCTGCTGCGCGACAAGGACGACAACCTGACCGGCGAGGACGTCCGCGAGGGCCTCACCGCGATCATCTCGATCAAGCTGGCGGACCCCCAGTTCGAGGGGCAGACCAAGACCAAGCTCGGCAACACCGAGGCCAAGTCGTTCGTGCAGCGCGCCTGCAACGTCTACCTGCGCGACTGGTTCGAGGAGAACCCGGGCGAGGCCAAGGAGATCATCAGCAAGGCGTCGCAGGCGGCGCGAGCGCGCGTCGCGGCGCGCCAGGCCCGCGACCTCACCCGGCGCAAGAGCCTGCTGGAGTCGACGTCCCTGCCCGGCAAGCTGTCGGACTGCCAGTCCACCGACCCGGCCAGGTCCGAGCTCTACATCGTCGAGGGAGACTCGGCGGGCGGCTCGGCCAAGGGCGGCCGCGACCCGCACTACCAGGCGATCCTCCCGATCCGCGGCAAGATCCTGAACGTGGAGAAGGCCAGGATCGACAAGATCCTGAAGAACAACGAGGTGCAGGCGATCATCACCGCCCTCGGCACCGGGGTGCACGACGAGTTCGACATCTCCAAGCTGCGCTATCACAAGATCATCCTGATGTCGGACGCCGACGTGGACGGCCACCACATCAACACCCTGCTGATGACGCTGCTGTTCCGGTTCATGAAGCCGCTGATCGAGGCCGGCCACGTGTACCTGTCGCAGCCGCCGCTCTACAAGATCAAGTGGGACGCGCGGGGCACCGAGGCCGACTACGCCTTCTCCGACTCCGAGCGGGACGCGATCATCGAGGCCGGGATCGCCGCCGGCAAGCGCGACCCCCGTCCCCGCGACCTGGTGCAGCGGTTCAAGGGCCTCGGCGAGATGAACGCCAACGAGCTGTGGGACACCACCATGGACCCCGACAACCGCGTCCTGCTGCAGGTCCAGCTGGACGACGCCGCCCAGGCCGACGAGCTGTTCAGCGTGCTCATGGGCGAGGAGGTCGAGCCCCGCCGGGAGTTCATCCAGCGCAACGCCAAGGACGTGCGCTTCCTCGACATCTGA
- a CDS encoding DUF721 domain-containing protein, with protein sequence MSDPQDVHKSDEAGASPSDAGAPPAKTGIELAREALAQAKADALKRGTMPGQGGRRKGAGRGGRVRDPGRGGDPKLFGAAIRELMASRGWEQRAAVGSVFGNWAGIVGAELAEHTRPDHFEDGELTVAADSTTWATQLRLLSSTLVRRLNEELGHGTVRRVKVVGPSSGPRRTGAWRAR encoded by the coding sequence GTGAGTGATCCACAGGATGTGCACAAGTCCGACGAGGCCGGGGCCTCTCCCTCCGACGCCGGGGCTCCTCCCGCCAAGACGGGGATCGAGCTGGCCCGCGAGGCGCTCGCCCAGGCCAAGGCGGACGCGCTCAAGCGCGGCACGATGCCCGGTCAGGGCGGCAGGCGCAAGGGCGCCGGGCGGGGCGGTCGCGTGCGGGATCCCGGGCGGGGCGGCGATCCCAAGCTGTTCGGGGCCGCGATCCGCGAGCTGATGGCGTCGCGCGGGTGGGAGCAGCGAGCCGCCGTCGGGAGCGTGTTCGGCAACTGGGCGGGCATCGTCGGCGCGGAGCTCGCCGAGCACACCCGGCCCGACCACTTCGAGGACGGCGAGCTCACCGTCGCCGCCGACTCGACGACGTGGGCCACGCAGCTGCGCCTGCTGTCGTCCACGCTCGTGCGGCGGCTGAACGAGGAACTCGGCCACGGCACCGTCCGCCGTGTGAAGGTCGTGGGGCCCTCGTCGGGGCCGCGCCGGACGGGCGCGTGGCGCGCCCGCTGA
- a CDS encoding DUF3566 domain-containing protein, which produces MSTEPGQDNDGAGAAGKGGDRKPGAKSGPAKPTGKSRGKPGKTVAAASAKSGRDETTVDIGTGATDPAGKGADETRSDLTQIDDASGKAADTPEIAPVRDTAEPPKPAARPAPPSGGAEGSPVGSVSGSGPAGWARPAEPSGSVSAGRTDTPGKPFNSAGGSGGSGGRGFAGTVLKDRPSTAMTPANAASKSAPGKPARKAQLQLARLEPWSVMKFSFVMSLVCFVVLLVAVVVLYVILSGLGVFDAISDTVNSLTKEQGETTGSVDAGSWFSFVRVFGYTVLVGALNVLLITALSTVGSVIYNLAADLVGGVEVTLKEAE; this is translated from the coding sequence GTGAGCACCGAGCCCGGCCAGGACAACGACGGGGCCGGCGCCGCCGGCAAGGGCGGTGACCGTAAACCCGGCGCCAAGTCCGGCCCCGCCAAGCCCACCGGCAAGTCCAGGGGGAAGCCGGGCAAGACGGTGGCCGCCGCGTCCGCCAAGTCCGGGCGCGACGAGACGACCGTCGACATCGGCACCGGCGCGACGGACCCCGCAGGCAAGGGCGCCGACGAGACGCGCTCCGACCTCACCCAGATCGACGACGCGTCGGGCAAGGCCGCCGACACGCCTGAGATCGCCCCGGTCAGGGACACCGCCGAACCGCCGAAGCCCGCCGCCAGGCCGGCGCCTCCGTCCGGGGGCGCGGAGGGTTCGCCGGTCGGCTCCGTGTCCGGCTCCGGCCCGGCGGGCTGGGCCAGACCCGCCGAGCCGTCCGGTTCGGTCTCGGCAGGACGTACGGACACGCCCGGCAAGCCGTTCAACTCGGCGGGCGGGTCGGGCGGGTCGGGCGGCCGCGGCTTCGCCGGCACCGTCCTCAAGGACCGTCCCTCCACCGCGATGACCCCGGCCAACGCCGCGTCGAAGTCCGCGCCCGGCAAGCCCGCCCGCAAGGCCCAGCTCCAGCTCGCCAGGCTCGAACCCTGGTCGGTGATGAAGTTCAGCTTCGTCATGTCGCTGGTCTGCTTCGTCGTCCTGCTGGTCGCCGTCGTCGTCCTCTACGTGATCCTGTCCGGACTCGGCGTCTTCGACGCGATCAGCGACACCGTCAACAGCCTCACCAAGGAACAGGGCGAGACCACCGGCAGCGTCGACGCCGGAAGCTGGTTCTCCTTCGTCCGCGTCTTCGGTTACACGGTCCTCGTCGGCGCCCTGAACGTCCTTCTCATCACCGCCCTCTCCACGGTCGGCTCGGTCATCTACAACCTCGCCGCCGACCTCGTGGGCGGTGTCGAGGTCACCCTCAAGGAGGCCGAGTAA
- the gyrA gene encoding DNA gyrase subunit A, whose amino-acid sequence MTDVTTEGGHPGERIEPVDIQVEMQKSYLDYAMSVIVARALPEVRDGLKPVHRRVLYAMYDGGYRPDRGYFKCARVVGDVMGNYHPHGDSAIYDALVRLAQPWSMRYPLVDGNGNFGSRGNDPAAAMRYTECRMAPLAMELLRDIDKETVDFSPNYDGRSQEPDVLPSRYPNLLVNGSAGIAVGMATNIPPHNLREVADGVRWFLDNYGASDEELLEALIERVKGPDFPTAGLIVGRKGIEEAYRTGRGSITMRAVVEVEEIQGRTCLVVTELPYQVNPDNLALKIADGVKEGKLDGIADVRDETSGRTGQRLVIVLKRDAVAKVVLNNLYKHTQLQETFGANMLALVDGVPRTLRIDQFVRHWVAHQIDVIIRRTRFLLRKAEERAHILRALLKALDRIDEVIALIRRSPSASEAQRGLMNLLEIDEIQAQAILDMQLRKLAALERRQITDEYDKLMAEITDYNEILASPERQRRIVGDELAPIVEKFGDERRTEIIPFDGDVSYEDLIAEEDVVVTITRGGYAKRTRTDLYRAQRRGGKGVRGAQLKQDDIVDQFFVTTTHHWILFFTNKGRVYRAKAYELPDSGRDSRGQHVANLLAFQPDEHIAQVMDLRDYDVAPYLVLGTKKGRVKKTALTDFDSPRTGGIIAINLVDDDEVIAARLVSSDDNLLMVSTGAQAIRFRADDESLRPMGRATSGVIGMRFEEDQEVLNMLVVQDSSQDVLVATRGGYAKRTPVDQYPLQGRGGKGVLTAKIVESRGMLVGALMVGPDDEVFAMTSNGGVIRTTAAEIKQSGRQTMGVRLMNLADGNSVVAIARNVESMEDSDEAEGGDGE is encoded by the coding sequence GTGACGGACGTGACCACAGAGGGCGGACACCCGGGCGAGCGGATCGAACCGGTCGACATCCAGGTCGAGATGCAGAAGAGCTATCTCGACTACGCGATGTCGGTCATCGTCGCGCGCGCGCTGCCCGAGGTGCGCGACGGCCTCAAACCCGTCCACCGCCGCGTCCTGTACGCGATGTACGACGGCGGCTACCGGCCCGACCGCGGCTACTTCAAGTGCGCCCGCGTCGTCGGCGACGTCATGGGGAACTACCACCCGCACGGCGACTCGGCCATCTACGACGCGCTCGTACGGCTCGCCCAGCCGTGGTCGATGCGGTACCCGCTGGTCGACGGCAACGGCAACTTCGGCTCGCGCGGCAACGACCCCGCCGCGGCCATGCGGTACACCGAGTGCCGGATGGCGCCCCTGGCGATGGAGCTCCTGCGCGACATCGACAAGGAGACCGTCGACTTCTCCCCCAACTACGACGGCCGCTCGCAGGAGCCCGACGTCCTGCCGTCCCGGTACCCGAACCTCCTGGTCAACGGGTCCGCCGGCATCGCGGTCGGGATGGCGACGAACATCCCGCCGCACAACCTGCGCGAGGTCGCCGACGGCGTCCGGTGGTTCCTGGACAACTACGGCGCCTCCGACGAGGAGCTGCTCGAAGCGCTGATCGAGCGGGTCAAGGGCCCCGACTTCCCGACCGCCGGCCTCATCGTCGGCCGCAAGGGCATCGAGGAGGCCTACCGGACCGGCCGCGGCTCCATCACCATGCGGGCCGTCGTCGAGGTCGAGGAGATCCAGGGCCGCACCTGCCTCGTCGTCACCGAGCTCCCCTACCAGGTCAACCCGGACAACCTCGCCCTCAAGATCGCCGACGGGGTGAAGGAGGGCAAGCTCGACGGCATCGCCGACGTCCGCGACGAGACGTCCGGCCGGACCGGGCAGCGCCTGGTCATCGTCCTCAAGCGGGACGCCGTCGCCAAGGTCGTCCTGAACAACCTGTACAAGCACACGCAGCTGCAGGAGACGTTCGGCGCGAACATGCTCGCGCTGGTGGACGGCGTGCCGCGCACCCTGCGCATCGACCAGTTCGTCCGGCACTGGGTCGCGCACCAGATCGACGTCATTATCCGCCGCACCCGGTTCCTGCTCCGCAAGGCCGAGGAGCGCGCCCACATCCTGCGGGCCCTGCTCAAGGCCCTCGACCGCATCGACGAGGTCATCGCCCTGATCCGGCGCTCGCCGTCCGCCTCCGAGGCGCAGCGGGGCCTGATGAACCTGCTGGAGATCGACGAGATCCAGGCGCAGGCGATCCTCGACATGCAGCTGCGCAAGCTGGCCGCCCTGGAGCGCCGGCAGATCACCGACGAGTACGACAAGCTCATGGCGGAGATCACCGACTACAACGAGATCCTGGCCTCTCCTGAGCGGCAGCGCCGGATCGTCGGCGACGAGCTCGCCCCGATCGTCGAGAAGTTCGGCGACGAGCGGCGCACCGAGATCATCCCGTTCGACGGGGACGTGTCGTACGAGGACCTCATCGCCGAAGAGGACGTCGTCGTCACCATCACCCGCGGCGGCTACGCCAAGCGCACCCGCACCGACCTCTACCGCGCGCAGCGGCGCGGCGGCAAGGGCGTCCGCGGCGCGCAGCTGAAGCAGGACGACATCGTCGACCAGTTCTTCGTCACCACGACGCACCACTGGATCCTGTTCTTCACCAACAAGGGCCGCGTCTACCGCGCCAAGGCCTACGAGCTGCCAGACTCCGGCCGCGACTCGCGCGGTCAGCACGTCGCGAACCTGCTCGCCTTCCAGCCCGACGAGCACATCGCCCAGGTCATGGACCTGCGCGACTACGATGTCGCCCCCTACCTGGTGCTCGGCACCAAGAAGGGCCGCGTCAAGAAGACCGCGCTGACCGACTTCGACTCGCCCCGCACCGGCGGCATCATCGCCATCAACCTCGTCGACGACGACGAGGTGATCGCGGCGCGGCTCGTGTCGTCCGACGACAACCTGCTGATGGTCTCCACCGGCGCCCAGGCGATCCGGTTCCGCGCCGACGACGAGTCGCTGCGGCCGATGGGGCGCGCCACCTCCGGCGTGATCGGCATGCGGTTCGAGGAGGACCAGGAGGTCCTCAACATGCTCGTCGTGCAGGACTCCTCGCAGGACGTCCTGGTGGCCACCCGGGGCGGCTACGCCAAGCGCACCCCGGTGGACCAGTACCCGCTCCAGGGACGTGGGGGCAAGGGCGTTCTCACCGCTAAGATCGTGGAATCTCGGGGGATGTTGGTCGGAGCCCTGATGGTCGGCCCGGACGACGAGGTGTTCGCGATGACGTCGAACGGCGGCGTGATCCGTACGACCGCCGCCGAGATCAAGCAGTCCGGCAGGCAGACCATGGGCGTCCGTCTGATGAATCTCGCCGACGGGAACAGCGTGGTGGCCATCGCGAGGAACGTAGAGTCCATGGAGGACTCTGACGAAGCCGAAGGGGGCGACGGTGAGTGA
- the recF gene encoding DNA replication/repair protein RecF (All proteins in this family for which functions are known are DNA-binding proteins that assist the filamentation of RecA onto DNA for the initiation of recombination or recombinational repair.), giving the protein MHVAHLSLQDFRSYPTAEVALEPGVTAFVGPNGQGKTNLVEAIGYVASHGSHRAATDAPLVRHGAPRAIVRAGVVKDDRKALIELEINPGKANRARLNRSPIPRPRDILGMLRTVLFAPEDLALVKGDPGERRRFMDELLTARAPRFAGVRSDYDRVLKQRNALLKSAAAHRRSPGPEVLATLDVWDSHLARMGSELLAARLDLVEALRPLVVQAYAALAPHSGAADLIYKSSLGDAELSTDRGQLAEQILKAVAESRKQELERGVSLVGPHRDELVLRLGELPARGYASHGESWSFALGLRLAAFDLLRADGDDPVLILDDVFAELDTGRRSRLAEMVAPAEQVLITAAVPADVPAELTGGSYTVSDGQVVRESEGASE; this is encoded by the coding sequence GTGCACGTCGCCCACCTTTCGCTGCAGGACTTCCGCTCGTATCCGACCGCCGAGGTCGCGCTGGAGCCGGGGGTCACCGCGTTCGTGGGGCCGAACGGGCAGGGCAAGACGAACCTGGTCGAGGCCATCGGGTACGTCGCCTCGCACGGCAGTCACCGGGCCGCGACGGACGCGCCGCTCGTCCGGCACGGGGCGCCGCGGGCGATCGTCCGGGCCGGGGTGGTGAAGGACGACCGCAAGGCGCTGATCGAGCTTGAGATCAACCCGGGCAAGGCGAACCGGGCGCGGCTCAACCGGTCCCCCATCCCCAGGCCGCGCGACATCCTGGGGATGCTGCGGACCGTGCTGTTCGCCCCGGAGGACCTGGCGCTCGTGAAGGGCGACCCGGGGGAGCGGCGCCGGTTCATGGACGAGTTGCTGACCGCGCGGGCGCCGAGGTTCGCCGGCGTGCGGTCCGACTACGACCGCGTCCTCAAGCAGCGCAACGCCCTGTTGAAATCGGCGGCCGCCCATCGGCGCTCCCCCGGCCCGGAGGTGCTCGCCACGCTGGACGTGTGGGATTCGCATCTGGCCCGCATGGGATCGGAGCTTCTGGCGGCGCGGCTCGATCTCGTCGAGGCGCTGCGTCCGCTCGTGGTGCAGGCCTACGCGGCGCTCGCTCCGCACAGTGGCGCTGCCGACCTGATCTACAAGAGCTCTCTGGGAGACGCGGAGTTGTCCACAGACCGTGGACAACTGGCCGAGCAGATCCTCAAGGCGGTCGCCGAGTCGCGCAAGCAGGAACTGGAACGCGGTGTGAGCCTCGTCGGCCCGCACAGGGACGAGCTGGTGCTGCGCCTCGGGGAGCTTCCCGCGCGCGGCTACGCCAGCCACGGCGAGTCGTGGTCGTTCGCGCTCGGGCTGCGGCTCGCCGCGTTCGACCTGCTCCGCGCGGACGGCGACGACCCCGTCCTCATCCTGGACGACGTGTTCGCCGAGCTGGACACGGGGCGGCGCAGCCGGCTGGCCGAGATGGTGGCGCCGGCCGAGCAGGTCCTGATCACGGCGGCCGTCCCCGCCGACGTCCCCGCCGAACTGACGGGGGGCTCGTATACCGTCTCCGACGGCCAGGTCGTTCGTGAGTCCGAGGGGGCGAGCGAGTGA
- a CDS encoding site-specific integrase, translating to MYDDARGRRQTAGTFATEKEAVAAWHAAEAEIAKGGLGDRRRGRQTFQTYVEKKWLPHQVLEATTRQDYTYKINKHLMGFFGPMRMCDILPEHVREWITEMQRKGASAATIQKCKRGILNSIFTTALNDQVISQHPSRGVRIPPVPKKPKKAITAKQFDGLYRALPDADSRLLVETIIESGLRWGEVAELRVKDLDFATRVLTVSRTVVELNPQFHPTQGRFLVKPYPKGKEYRRFKLSPQIVRKLKAHAVTRGLGEGDLFFTYLPVDQPKPRKLRPVPVPGAHGMTTANERGKSYDHGSLTAYTTGKCRCEYCKEAYRLYRGQRRATGKDNPRSPRVRQSDGHIPADWFRKQIWTPACKTAGLDHVTPHHLRHAHASWLLAGGADLQVVKERLGHASIATTEQHLHTLPNADETALAALEKIRGPQINEAPETSELDALKAENERLRAAFADVALALRPESRPHLSTA from the coding sequence ATGTACGACGACGCGCGCGGCAGGCGCCAGACGGCCGGGACGTTCGCCACCGAGAAAGAGGCCGTCGCCGCGTGGCACGCCGCCGAGGCGGAGATCGCCAAGGGCGGGCTGGGCGACCGGCGCCGTGGACGCCAGACCTTCCAGACGTACGTCGAGAAGAAGTGGCTGCCCCACCAGGTCCTTGAGGCGACCACCCGGCAGGACTACACCTACAAGATCAACAAGCACCTGATGGGCTTCTTCGGCCCCATGCGAATGTGCGACATCCTCCCCGAGCACGTGCGTGAATGGATCACCGAGATGCAGCGCAAGGGGGCGTCCGCGGCCACGATCCAGAAGTGCAAGCGGGGGATCCTCAACTCGATCTTCACCACGGCCCTCAACGACCAGGTGATCAGTCAGCATCCCAGCCGAGGGGTGCGGATCCCTCCGGTCCCCAAGAAGCCGAAGAAGGCGATCACGGCCAAGCAGTTCGACGGCCTCTACCGGGCGCTGCCCGACGCCGACAGCCGCCTGCTCGTCGAAACGATCATCGAGAGTGGGCTGCGCTGGGGCGAGGTGGCCGAACTCCGCGTGAAGGACCTGGACTTCGCCACGCGCGTCCTCACTGTCAGCAGGACGGTCGTCGAACTCAACCCGCAGTTCCATCCGACTCAGGGCCGGTTCCTCGTGAAGCCCTATCCCAAGGGCAAGGAGTACCGCCGTTTCAAGCTCAGTCCCCAGATCGTCCGCAAGCTCAAGGCACACGCCGTGACCCGAGGCCTCGGGGAGGGCGACCTCTTCTTCACGTACCTACCCGTTGATCAGCCCAAGCCCAGGAAGCTGCGTCCCGTTCCGGTGCCCGGCGCCCACGGCATGACCACCGCTAACGAACGGGGGAAGAGCTACGACCACGGCTCGCTCACCGCCTACACCACTGGAAAGTGCCGCTGCGAGTACTGCAAGGAGGCCTACCGCCTCTACCGTGGCCAGCGCCGAGCCACAGGCAAGGACAACCCGCGCTCACCGCGCGTACGCCAGTCCGACGGTCACATCCCGGCCGACTGGTTCCGCAAGCAGATCTGGACTCCGGCCTGCAAGACGGCGGGGCTTGACCATGTCACCCCGCACCACCTGCGCCACGCTCACGCTTCCTGGCTCTTGGCCGGCGGCGCAGATCTCCAGGTCGTCAAGGAGCGCCTGGGCCATGCCTCGATAGCCACGACCGAGCAGCACCTCCACACCCTCCCCAACGCCGATGAGACCGCCCTCGCCGCCCTCGAAAAGATCCGCGGACCCCAGATCAACGAAGCCCCGGAAACCTCCGAGCTGGACGCTCTCAAGGCCGAGAACGAACGCCTCCGAGCCGCCTTCGCCGACGTGGCTCTGGCTCTCCGCCCCGAGTCCCGTCCTCACCTGAGCACGGCCTGA